The Chlamydiales bacterium STE3 genome includes a region encoding these proteins:
- a CDS encoding 1,4-Dihydroxy-2-naphthoyl-CoA synthase (Product derived from UniProtKB/Swiss-Prot:Q9CLV5;Gene name derived from UniProtKB/Swiss-Prot:Q9CLV5;EC number derived from UniProtKB/Swiss-Prot:Q9CLV5) — protein MFCTEVWNPIATFEDIKLEKTDDGVAKITINRPHVRNAFRPETVKEMTEAFSMCREDPEVGVIILTGEGREAFCSGGDQKIRGKEGYIGQDGVPRLNVLDLQKQIRTLPKPVIAMVAGYAIGGGHVLHIVCDLTIAADNARFGQTGPKVGSFDGGLGASYLARIVGQKKAREIWFLCRQYDAQEALNMGLVNCVVPYEQLECETLKWCREMLLHSPLALRCLKASLNADCDGQMGLLDLAGNATLLYYMTEEAKEGKQAFIEKRQPNFSQFQRLP, from the coding sequence ATGTTTTGTACTGAAGTGTGGAACCCAATTGCCACTTTTGAAGATATTAAATTAGAAAAAACAGATGACGGGGTTGCTAAAATTACGATTAACCGTCCCCATGTGCGTAATGCTTTTCGTCCCGAAACTGTTAAAGAAATGACTGAAGCCTTTTCAATGTGCCGTGAAGATCCTGAAGTCGGTGTTATCATTTTGACAGGTGAGGGCAGAGAAGCTTTTTGCTCAGGCGGTGATCAAAAAATCCGTGGCAAGGAAGGCTATATAGGTCAAGATGGGGTACCAAGACTTAATGTCCTTGATCTACAAAAACAAATTCGCACCTTGCCAAAGCCTGTCATTGCAATGGTCGCAGGTTACGCGATCGGTGGGGGGCACGTTTTGCACATTGTATGCGACTTAACTATTGCTGCAGATAATGCGCGATTTGGACAAACTGGACCTAAAGTTGGCTCTTTTGACGGTGGACTTGGGGCGAGCTACTTAGCTCGCATCGTAGGCCAGAAAAAAGCACGCGAAATCTGGTTTTTATGTCGTCAGTATGATGCTCAAGAGGCATTAAATATGGGGCTTGTCAATTGTGTTGTCCCTTATGAACAGCTTGAATGCGAAACTCTAAAATGGTGTCGCGAAATGCTCCTGCACTCTCCTTTAGCACTGCGTTGTCTTAAAGCTTCTTTAAATGCTGATTGCGATGGACAAATGGGGCTTTTGGATTTAGCTGGAAATGCGACTCTGCTTTACTACATGACGGAAGAAGCTAAGGAAGGTAAGCAAGCGTTTATTGAAAAA